A stretch of the Pseudoalteromonas ulvae UL12 genome encodes the following:
- a CDS encoding ExeA family protein — protein MYLSFFSLNEMPFSLTPNTQFFCALKPHNEAMQVLLTALKMGEGFIKVTGEVGTGKTLLCRKLLNSLSEDTVVAYLPNPYLNPDELRWAFATELGLTSDSDLDQQALSQKIEHKLLQLQGAGQSVILIIDEAQCLSWDALEALRLFTNLETEQKKLLQVVLFGQPELDQRLSNERVRQLRQRISFSYQLRPMTKAEVVYYIEHRLKVAGAAQSLFNKRCALEIAKASRGIPRLVNLLCHKVLLQAFGQGEDKLTVRHVSHAIADTEDCTQAPHVKWGIIASGCVVLVIVGLWFWRQVL, from the coding sequence ATGTATTTATCGTTTTTTTCATTAAATGAAATGCCTTTTTCTTTGACGCCAAATACGCAGTTTTTTTGCGCGTTAAAACCGCATAATGAAGCGATGCAAGTTCTGCTGACAGCATTGAAAATGGGCGAAGGATTTATAAAAGTAACAGGAGAAGTTGGGACAGGTAAAACATTATTGTGTCGAAAATTACTCAATAGTTTATCTGAGGATACCGTTGTTGCGTATTTGCCCAATCCTTATCTAAATCCTGACGAATTACGCTGGGCATTTGCAACAGAGCTTGGCTTGACGAGTGATTCAGATCTTGATCAGCAGGCTCTTTCACAAAAAATTGAGCATAAATTACTGCAACTGCAAGGTGCAGGGCAAAGCGTTATCTTGATTATTGATGAAGCGCAGTGCTTAAGTTGGGACGCGTTAGAGGCGCTCCGACTATTTACTAATTTAGAGACAGAGCAAAAAAAGCTGCTGCAAGTTGTGCTCTTTGGGCAGCCAGAATTAGATCAACGCCTGTCTAATGAACGAGTGCGTCAGCTTCGTCAACGGATTAGTTTTTCATATCAACTGCGCCCAATGACCAAAGCAGAAGTGGTGTATTACATTGAACATCGCTTAAAAGTAGCCGGTGCAGCGCAATCACTCTTTAATAAACGTTGTGCACTTGAAATTGCCAAAGCAAGCAGAGGTATTCCAAGGTTAGTCAATTTGTTATGTCACAAGGTGTTGTTACAAGCTTTTGGCCAAGGTGAAGATAAATTAACAGTCAGGCATGTTAGTCATGCCATTGCCGATACAGAAGATTGCACTCAAGCACCCCATGTTAAGTGGGGAATAATAGCAAGCGGCTGTGTAGTACTTGTAATTGTAGGTCTTTGGTTTTGGAGGCAAGTGCTATGA
- a CDS encoding tetratricopeptide repeat protein: MSVINKMLKDIEQREVTAQLPIEPTVEVANIVDIQQWIKVGLFGALLLGSVVLAYLFIPNKLSVSNEVSNTPQSVAQLTPSVTAESMVEVQAEVPATLTSLPIEGERESPAVDLVESSSKQTEPVSPEPSVSSQRFAAAAADEKQQMNNTVVQSSPPAQPASARIQVTRLTTRERAEEWFTQGKESFKFGLVDDAIRDLDKSLTLMPMHIDARSLLAAAYYGRGQLAQADAILRHGLSLNPDVMRWRILLAKILVERQSYESVLSILSPSYDAHANIDYWILKGTAAQQLNENSIALSSFRKLTQLQPDQAKWWLALASSSDAAGEQSNARRFYMTALELGGLSPNSRSHAEKRLEYLGGRL, encoded by the coding sequence ATGAGTGTGATTAATAAAATGCTCAAAGATATTGAACAACGTGAAGTCACAGCGCAATTGCCAATTGAACCCACGGTTGAAGTGGCAAATATTGTTGATATTCAGCAATGGATTAAAGTGGGTCTTTTCGGGGCGCTTTTACTGGGTAGTGTAGTCTTAGCTTACTTGTTTATTCCGAATAAACTCAGCGTGTCAAATGAAGTTAGTAATACACCGCAAAGTGTGGCGCAACTCACGCCAAGCGTTACAGCTGAATCAATGGTTGAGGTGCAAGCAGAAGTGCCTGCAACCTTGACTTCGTTACCCATCGAAGGCGAAAGAGAGTCACCTGCTGTGGATTTGGTTGAAAGTTCAAGCAAGCAAACAGAACCAGTTTCACCAGAGCCTTCTGTTAGCTCTCAACGTTTTGCAGCCGCTGCTGCGGATGAAAAACAGCAAATGAACAACACTGTGGTGCAAAGTAGTCCGCCTGCTCAGCCTGCATCAGCGCGAATTCAGGTGACGCGTCTTACAACTCGCGAGCGAGCCGAAGAATGGTTTACTCAAGGGAAGGAGTCTTTTAAGTTTGGTTTGGTTGATGATGCAATTCGAGATTTAGATAAATCATTAACTTTGATGCCCATGCATATTGATGCCCGCAGTTTATTGGCGGCAGCTTATTATGGCCGAGGTCAATTAGCGCAAGCAGATGCAATTTTAAGGCATGGGTTATCTCTGAACCCTGATGTGATGCGCTGGCGAATTTTATTGGCTAAAATTTTAGTCGAGCGTCAAAGTTATGAATCAGTCTTATCAATTTTAAGCCCTTCCTATGACGCACATGCAAATATTGATTATTGGATTCTTAAAGGGACTGCTGCACAACAATTGAATGAAAATTCGATTGCATTGTCGAGCTTTAGAAAGTTAACACAGCTTCAGCCTGATCAAGCAAAGTGGTGGCTTGCGCTAGCCAGTTCATCTGATGCAGCAGGAGAGCAAAGTAATGCGCGTCGTTTTTATATGACGGCTCTAGAGCTCGGGGGGTTGTCGCCGAATTCCCGCAGCCATGCCGAAAAACGTCTGGAGTATTTAGGGGGACGATTATGA
- a CDS encoding EAL domain-containing protein, producing MKLIPRRYQSILCCALVAVMCFFTLVGNYFMYGYFLNQDQSAVAILLEQSPVLPVSDVKKEILANNFVLFSNNTGLESTQIGDVYYANGLGFLVPPVWLSKSYYFILANTLCIGLFVMLMMYIKKQQRKLKKSVQLIKNSAKPIKFERLFTSNTVANLPKPAFEPLLNTTLLGLGEVNYKAFLIVDYRQASALTASQVKAMSLQIKQAIKTQFEGIGLVSIKCLPSGRMTITLAQISSELLINIEKKLHGLIAHIAGEYNKKLLGGDVKLGLCNYRTEAHETIDQALVYQLAEAALAVSRTNSWQHYYRLTYNHTYNHLLTFTAKQVMEIIDKKQYLFLFQPVFSIADGEILQHEALLRLRHKELGLLCAKQFLANVVSLADQRMLDLKVLTNVLKIIENEPGYNRVSININHATLLDVAHLSQLLSMLNAQRVEHRVAFEISLQDLSGQSIELLKTIQLLAQAKVAIVLDNIECEFKYKTQLTQLNVIGFKLDLSLVHHIEHHVLKQHSVRKIIALALQQNIPVYATGVESKAELDVLTKLGVTGAQGHYFSEPLQQLALFSQV from the coding sequence ATGAAACTCATCCCTCGTCGTTATCAATCTATTCTTTGTTGTGCGCTTGTCGCTGTTATGTGCTTTTTTACCTTGGTTGGGAATTATTTTATGTATGGTTATTTTCTAAACCAAGACCAATCTGCGGTTGCTATTCTTCTTGAGCAAAGTCCTGTGTTACCTGTCTCTGATGTTAAGAAAGAAATTCTCGCTAATAATTTTGTTTTGTTTAGTAATAATACGGGTTTGGAGTCGACGCAAATTGGCGATGTCTATTATGCCAATGGGCTTGGTTTTTTAGTGCCTCCGGTTTGGTTAAGTAAGAGTTATTATTTTATTTTGGCGAATACGTTATGTATTGGTCTGTTTGTTATGTTGATGATGTACATCAAAAAACAACAAAGAAAGCTTAAAAAGTCAGTGCAACTCATTAAAAATTCGGCAAAGCCGATTAAGTTTGAGCGTTTATTTACTTCAAATACGGTTGCTAATTTACCAAAGCCCGCTTTTGAGCCTTTATTGAATACTACGTTACTGGGTTTAGGTGAGGTAAATTATAAAGCGTTTTTAATTGTGGATTATCGCCAAGCGAGTGCTTTGACTGCATCGCAAGTAAAGGCCATGAGTTTGCAAATAAAACAAGCAATTAAAACACAGTTTGAAGGGATTGGTTTAGTGTCGATTAAGTGTTTACCTTCGGGGCGAATGACCATCACATTAGCACAAATCAGCTCTGAGCTATTGATTAATATAGAAAAGAAATTACATGGATTAATTGCTCATATTGCTGGAGAGTACAATAAAAAGTTACTAGGAGGCGATGTAAAACTGGGTTTATGTAATTACCGCACTGAAGCTCATGAAACAATTGATCAAGCGTTGGTTTACCAATTAGCTGAAGCTGCACTTGCGGTCAGTCGCACTAATTCATGGCAGCATTATTATCGTTTGACTTATAACCATACCTATAACCATTTGTTGACGTTTACAGCTAAGCAGGTCATGGAGATTATCGATAAAAAACAATATTTATTTTTGTTTCAGCCAGTATTTTCCATCGCGGATGGAGAGATTTTACAGCATGAAGCCTTATTAAGGTTACGACATAAAGAATTGGGTTTGTTGTGTGCTAAGCAGTTTTTAGCAAATGTGGTGTCATTGGCTGATCAGCGTATGTTAGATTTAAAAGTTCTGACAAACGTGCTCAAAATTATTGAAAATGAGCCAGGTTACAACCGAGTGAGCATTAATATAAATCATGCTACTTTGCTTGATGTTGCTCATTTAAGCCAGTTGTTAAGTATGTTGAATGCTCAGCGGGTTGAGCACCGTGTTGCATTTGAGATTAGCTTACAGGATTTATCGGGGCAATCTATCGAGCTGTTAAAAACCATTCAACTGTTAGCGCAAGCTAAAGTCGCCATCGTACTTGATAACATTGAGTGCGAATTTAAATATAAAACTCAATTAACACAGCTTAATGTGATCGGATTTAAGTTGGATTTAAGTCTAGTGCATCACATTGAGCATCATGTATTAAAGCAACATAGCGTCAGAAAAATTATTGCTTTGGCTTTGCAGCAGAACATTCCTGTTTATGCCACTGGAGTAGAGTCTAAGGCTGAACTAGATGTATTAACTAAGTTAGGGGTTACTGGCGCGCAAGGACATTATTTTTCTGAACCATTACAACAACTCGCGTTGTTCAGCCAAGTTTAA
- the mshL gene encoding pilus (MSHA type) biogenesis protein MshL, whose product MKLNVNQSLKLTSAALFLSLLSGCQLTETEQDIRPHISEELTADPQQPAPETRSNAMPDGLTAELLSSVNSNLFAPNELQLKRFEIASNEIDVRNFFTSLVDGTPYSVALHPEVEGNISLNLKDVTIDEVIKIITRMYPLDVFREGKIIQVLPARMRTESIPVNYLMMKRTGISTVSVVAGGVSQFDQGGSGGSSNSGSQGFNQNNSNSNNNNNGNSIGGGNNNMQINGASIQTSSESDFWSDLEKALESLVGKAKGRYIIVSPQASLVTVHALPSEIAAMKEFLRQSEESLQRQVILEAKIIEVTLKDDYQQGVNWTEVLGHVGSTDFNFSTSAAGQIGNTISAGLGGVTNVVFKNADFSGVVNLLSTQGDVQMLSNPRVTATNNQKAVIKVGQDEYFVTEVSSTTVTGNATTTTPEISLTPFFSGIALDVTPQIDKYGSVILHVHPSVTETAEQRKVITLNNEEFVLPLAQSNIRESDTVIRAGSGEIVVIGGLMQTVTSDEESKTPLLGDIPMLGNLFKNVRKRQDKKELVILIKPTVVMADTWQQQQQRSMKLLKSWYTN is encoded by the coding sequence ATGAAATTAAACGTTAATCAATCATTAAAGCTTACGAGTGCGGCGTTGTTTTTGTCACTTCTTTCTGGGTGTCAATTGACTGAAACTGAGCAAGATATCCGCCCACATATCAGTGAGGAATTAACCGCTGATCCACAACAGCCTGCGCCAGAAACGCGCTCAAACGCAATGCCAGATGGTTTAACGGCAGAGCTGCTTTCATCGGTCAATTCCAACTTATTTGCACCGAATGAATTGCAACTTAAACGTTTTGAAATAGCGTCGAATGAGATTGATGTACGAAATTTCTTCACCAGCCTTGTTGATGGCACGCCGTATAGTGTTGCTTTGCACCCTGAGGTCGAAGGAAACATTAGCTTAAACCTCAAAGACGTAACAATTGATGAAGTCATTAAAATTATTACTCGAATGTACCCGCTTGATGTCTTTCGTGAAGGAAAAATTATCCAGGTGCTACCTGCCCGAATGCGTACGGAATCAATCCCTGTTAATTATTTGATGATGAAGCGAACCGGTATCTCAACGGTTAGCGTAGTTGCAGGTGGTGTCAGTCAATTTGATCAAGGTGGTAGTGGCGGATCGTCGAACTCAGGTTCACAAGGTTTTAATCAAAATAACAGCAACAGCAATAACAATAACAACGGCAATAGTATTGGCGGCGGCAATAATAATATGCAAATCAATGGGGCCAGTATTCAAACGTCTTCAGAGTCTGATTTCTGGAGTGATTTGGAAAAGGCTTTAGAGTCACTCGTTGGCAAAGCTAAAGGACGCTATATTATCGTCAGTCCTCAGGCCAGCTTAGTGACTGTGCATGCATTACCGAGTGAAATTGCAGCGATGAAAGAGTTTTTGCGTCAAAGTGAAGAAAGCTTACAAAGACAAGTGATTTTAGAAGCTAAAATTATAGAAGTGACGCTCAAAGATGACTATCAACAAGGGGTTAATTGGACTGAAGTGCTCGGTCATGTTGGCAGTACTGATTTTAATTTTAGTACTTCGGCTGCAGGCCAAATTGGTAATACCATTTCAGCCGGTTTAGGTGGTGTCACCAATGTTGTTTTTAAGAATGCAGATTTTTCAGGTGTTGTGAACTTACTCTCAACTCAAGGTGATGTGCAAATGTTGTCTAATCCCCGTGTCACAGCAACAAATAATCAAAAGGCGGTGATCAAAGTTGGGCAAGATGAATATTTCGTTACCGAAGTATCAAGCACGACAGTAACTGGTAACGCGACCACTACGACACCTGAGATATCACTGACTCCGTTTTTTTCGGGGATTGCGCTAGATGTCACCCCACAAATTGACAAGTATGGTTCAGTTATTTTACATGTTCACCCGTCGGTGACTGAAACGGCTGAACAACGCAAAGTAATTACGCTCAATAATGAAGAGTTTGTCCTCCCGCTTGCACAAAGTAACATTCGAGAATCAGATACTGTTATTCGCGCCGGTAGTGGTGAAATAGTCGTGATAGGTGGTTTGATGCAAACGGTGACCAGTGATGAAGAATCCAAAACTCCCTTGCTTGGAGACATTCCAATGTTGGGCAACTTATTTAAAAATGTGCGAAAACGCCAAGATAAAAAAGAGCTCGTAATTTTAATTAAGCCGACAGTCGTAATGGCTGATACGTGGCAGCAGCAACAGCAGCGCTCAATGAAACTGCTTAAAAGCTGGTATACAAATTAA
- a CDS encoding PilN domain-containing protein, with the protein MKNRINLYTPELRPQKDPLSLVKLLVISGVVFSVMLVVSSIITTQVAQLKKALITEQYVAEQQQSSLNQLQAELEQKQNKSKLAQELKLIENEITHKKLMFDFISSRSEADAVYFANVMTDLARFHDNRIWLTEFKINPDNVTLAGMAENASVLPHWLDNLKQSDFFSGQSFSVMEFEQKNNTVMFTLAGLEKEAQP; encoded by the coding sequence ATGAAGAATCGGATTAATTTATATACACCTGAACTTAGGCCGCAAAAAGACCCGCTTTCACTTGTAAAGTTATTGGTAATAAGTGGGGTTGTTTTTAGTGTGATGCTTGTGGTGAGCTCAATAATAACGACTCAAGTTGCGCAATTAAAAAAAGCATTAATAACGGAGCAATATGTAGCCGAACAGCAACAATCGTCATTAAATCAATTGCAAGCTGAGCTTGAGCAAAAGCAAAATAAAAGTAAATTGGCTCAAGAACTTAAGCTCATAGAAAATGAAATAACCCATAAAAAGTTGATGTTTGATTTTATCTCGTCTCGAAGCGAGGCTGATGCCGTTTATTTTGCCAATGTAATGACTGATTTGGCGCGTTTTCATGATAATCGAATCTGGTTAACTGAATTTAAGATAAACCCTGACAATGTTACCTTGGCTGGAATGGCAGAAAATGCCAGTGTACTGCCACATTGGCTTGATAATTTGAAGCAATCTGACTTTTTCTCAGGGCAGTCATTTTCTGTTATGGAATTTGAACAAAAAAATAACACGGTAATGTTTACACTTGCCGGTCTTGAAAAAGAGGCTCAGCCATGA
- a CDS encoding 1-aminocyclopropane-1-carboxylate deaminase/D-cysteine desulfhydrase, whose translation MNISLPESPLQTLRHPLLKHHNVTLSVKRDDLLHPIISGNKWRKLKYNLIEAHNQQYTHLLSFGGPFSNHLHALAAAGRIFGFETTAIIRGPELDSGNPTIRFLRACGMKCHAVDRQTYRLRNSPEYLSQLNKQFESAFIIPEGGSNLFAIDGVAELARSLPQFSHLITPVGSAGTLAGLIEGAQQDQHVLGLAVLNQADYLIETIKTLSPKANEQSNWRLFTEFHDGGYGRFSPKLWQFCQQMRRDYCLPLEPIYSGKLFYGLFQLIEQGYFKSGSELCAIHTGGLQGLAGLRYCKRI comes from the coding sequence ATGAATATTAGTCTTCCAGAGTCCCCATTACAAACTCTTAGGCATCCTCTTTTAAAACACCATAATGTAACTCTCAGCGTGAAAAGGGATGACTTATTGCACCCCATTATTAGCGGCAATAAATGGCGAAAACTTAAATATAATTTGATTGAAGCGCACAATCAACAATATACCCATTTACTCAGCTTTGGTGGTCCTTTCTCAAATCATTTACATGCATTAGCTGCTGCAGGGCGAATTTTTGGCTTTGAAACCACCGCGATTATTCGCGGCCCCGAACTCGATTCTGGCAATCCGACAATTCGCTTTTTACGAGCATGTGGTATGAAATGTCATGCTGTTGATCGACAAACCTATCGATTACGAAACTCGCCCGAGTATCTATCACAGCTAAATAAGCAGTTTGAATCTGCGTTTATCATTCCTGAAGGTGGCAGTAACTTATTTGCAATCGACGGAGTCGCAGAGCTTGCAAGGTCACTACCACAGTTCAGTCACCTCATTACCCCAGTGGGCAGTGCAGGAACTTTGGCAGGATTAATTGAAGGCGCACAGCAAGATCAACACGTTTTAGGTTTGGCGGTATTAAATCAAGCTGATTATTTAATTGAAACAATAAAAACACTTAGCCCTAAAGCAAACGAGCAATCAAATTGGCGCTTATTTACTGAATTTCACGATGGTGGATATGGACGTTTCTCCCCCAAACTTTGGCAGTTCTGCCAGCAAATGCGACGAGATTATTGCTTGCCATTAGAACCGATTTATAGCGGCAAACTCTTTTATGGATTATTTCAATTAATTGAACAGGGTTATTTCAAATCTGGCAGTGAACTATGCGCTATTCATACTGGCGGGTTACAAGGATTAGCAGGGCTTAGATACTGTAAACGAATTTAA